A genomic stretch from Candidatus Schekmanbacteria bacterium includes:
- a CDS encoding PAS domain S-box protein, with the protein MRLSLKTRSYLIFFPLVILIAILLLFAVSFYRSIGGEVREFHQSAEELIHAERCAVIFELYISEYSHFILTGNQEHRQEMEQLRSEAGRIMNLWKQRIDTHRKEEDYDYFNNPYMPLDDIEKMYSSVEQAGDKSIALFEQAKKDDAIKAFYMETAPIYDVLSSKMKMLVSVRETVSLERLMNLETLAGNYGILLSPALRLEIKNMYPDLLMTILAERFQREVNGEVKSLFDFIATGSTEDKLELNEFSGRCSSIIARWKKIADDLKDKNEVLCRRQVELLSELNEEYGILTERKVIVLSLAREGKTGEALEYLKNNIEPLSSAFSKKMDIHITNEEKEIEGEIISMSSSISRIETGIGVLVVIIITIVISVFIFLVKQIIGPVLKLKEAAILMGKGNLSSRVNIERNDEIGELADAFNQMAASISEKTVSKEYVENIISSMAESLVVISTTGFITNANPALYRMLGYEEGELIGKKLSTIFPVKLPFNGTETKDDDTYWIIQNKETEYRTKEGNSIPVSFSASIMRDDDGKALAIICVAQDITKQKKETQVREKLITDLQGAIANIKTLSGLIPICASCKKIRDDSGYWNMVESYISEHSEAEFTHSICPECAEKLYGYVKK; encoded by the coding sequence ATGAGACTGTCGCTGAAAACTCGAAGTTATCTTATATTCTTTCCTCTGGTTATACTAATAGCTATCCTCCTTCTGTTTGCTGTTTCCTTTTACAGAAGCATTGGAGGCGAAGTCAGAGAATTTCACCAGTCAGCAGAGGAACTTATACATGCCGAAAGATGCGCAGTTATTTTTGAACTCTACATCTCAGAATATTCTCATTTTATATTAACAGGTAATCAAGAACACAGACAGGAGATGGAACAACTGCGAAGTGAAGCTGGAAGAATAATGAATTTATGGAAACAACGAATCGATACTCACAGAAAAGAAGAGGATTATGATTATTTCAACAATCCATATATGCCGCTAGATGATATTGAAAAAATGTACTCTTCCGTTGAACAGGCAGGGGATAAATCCATTGCACTCTTTGAACAGGCAAAAAAGGATGATGCTATAAAAGCCTTCTACATGGAAACAGCACCCATTTATGATGTTCTTTCTTCTAAAATGAAGATGCTCGTTTCTGTGCGCGAAACAGTCTCTCTTGAACGGCTAATGAATCTTGAAACCCTTGCAGGTAACTATGGCATACTCCTTTCACCTGCTTTGCGGCTGGAAATAAAAAATATGTATCCTGATTTATTGATGACCATACTCGCAGAAAGATTTCAGCGTGAGGTCAACGGAGAGGTAAAGAGTCTTTTTGATTTTATTGCCACTGGATCAACTGAAGATAAACTTGAGCTTAATGAATTTTCCGGGAGGTGCAGCTCGATTATTGCAAGATGGAAGAAAATTGCAGATGATTTGAAAGATAAAAATGAGGTACTTTGCCGCCGGCAGGTCGAGCTTCTTTCAGAACTTAATGAAGAGTACGGCATTTTAACAGAGAGGAAAGTGATAGTACTCTCCCTTGCCAGGGAAGGAAAAACCGGTGAAGCGCTGGAGTATCTCAAAAACAATATAGAACCTCTTTCCTCTGCCTTCTCTAAGAAAATGGATATTCATATTACAAATGAGGAAAAGGAGATTGAGGGTGAAATCATCAGCATGAGCAGCAGTATCAGCAGAATAGAAACAGGGATAGGTGTTTTAGTAGTTATCATAATAACAATAGTTATTTCTGTCTTTATTTTTTTAGTGAAACAGATTATCGGGCCGGTATTAAAACTTAAGGAAGCGGCAATATTAATGGGAAAAGGGAATCTTTCATCCCGCGTGAATATTGAAAGAAATGATGAGATCGGAGAACTGGCGGATGCATTTAACCAGATGGCTGCATCTATTTCTGAAAAAACTGTTTCAAAGGAATATGTTGAGAATATAATCAGCTCTATGGCTGAAAGCCTTGTTGTAATATCAACTACCGGATTCATTACAAATGCCAATCCGGCACTATACAGAATGCTTGGATATGAGGAAGGTGAACTTATAGGGAAAAAACTCAGCACAATTTTTCCTGTAAAACTGCCTTTTAACGGAACTGAGACAAAAGATGATGACACATACTGGATTATCCAGAACAAGGAAACTGAGTACCGTACTAAAGAAGGGAATAGTATACCTGTTTCATTTTCCGCTTCCATAATGCGCGATGATGACGGAAAAGCTCTTGCTATAATCTGCGTGGCGCAGGATATTACAAAGCAGAAAAAAGAAACTCAAGTTCGCGAGAAACTGATAACAGACCTGCAGGGTGCCATTGCAAACATTAAAACACTTAGCGGGCTGATTCCAATCTGCGCTTCCTGCAAGAAGATTCGCGATGACAGTGGATACTGGAACATGGTTGAATCATATATCTCAGAACATAGCGAGGCTGAATTTACTCACAGCATCTGTCCTGAATGCGCTGAAAAGCTTTACGGCTACGTTAAAAAATAA